A DNA window from Theobroma cacao cultivar B97-61/B2 chromosome 5, Criollo_cocoa_genome_V2, whole genome shotgun sequence contains the following coding sequences:
- the LOC18598842 gene encoding UDP-N-acetylglucosamine--dolichyl-phosphate N-acetylglucosaminephosphotransferase encodes MAARKRASATTATPTETKPNPPLTQETTTQTDPPISPPKKGLIFKLCLFFSISYFYLLFQRYKIEQDLKRSILINAALSVAGFFLTQRMIPVASRYVLKRNLFGFDINKKGTPQGTVKVPESLGIVVGIVFLVLAILFQYFNFTADSNWLVEYNAALASICFMILLGFVDDVLDVPWRVKLLLPSIAALPLLMAYAGHTTIIIPKPLVSFVGLEVLDLGCVYKLYMGLLAVFCTNSINIHAGLNGLEVGQTVVIASAILIHNIMQIGASSDPEYKQAHAFSIYLVQPLLATSLALLSYNWYPSSVFVGDTYTYFAGMTMAVVGILGHYSETLLIFFLPQVLNFLLSLPQLSGYVKCPRHRLPRFNPETGLLTGTHDGTLVNFYLRIVGPKSEKSLCLHLLFVQALGCCFCFMLRYFLAGWYK; translated from the exons ATGGCAGCTCGCAAGAGAGCTTCAGCAACGACAGCAACACCGACAGAAACAAAGCCGAATCCTCCTCTAACCCAAGAAACAACCACCCAAACCGACCCACCGATCTCTCCACCAAAGAAAGGCCTCATCTTTAAGCtctgtcttttcttttcaatttcttaCTTTTACCTTCTTTTCCAGCGATATAAGATCGAGCAAGACCTCAAGAGATCCATCCTTATCAATGCTGCCCTTAGCGTTGCCGGCTTCTTCCTTACTCAGAGAATGATTCCTGTTGCTTCTAGATATGTTTTAAAACGCAATTTATTTGGATTTGATATTAACAAGAAGGGTACCCCTCAAGGCACTGTTAAAGT GCCTGAGTCATTGGGAATTGTTGTAGGTATTGTCTTCTTGGTTTTGGCTATCttgtttcaatattttaacTTCACGGCAGATTCAAAT TGGCTTGTTGAGTACAATGCAGCCTTAGCATCTATCTGCTTCATGATTTTGCTTGGATTCGTAGATGATGTCCTGGATGTCCCTTGGAGAGT GAAACTACTACTGCCATCAATTGCTGCTCTTCCATTGTTGATGGCCTATGCTGGGCACACAACTATCATCATTCCAAAGCCTCTTGTTTCATTTGTTGGGCTAGAGGTGTTGGATCTAG GATGCGTATATAAATTGTATATGGGGCTTTTGGCAGTATTCTGCACAAATTCCATCAACATTCATGCTGGTTTGAATGGCCTTGAAGTTGGGCAAACAGTTGTGATTGCATCAGCT ATTTTGATACATAATATAATGCAAATTGGAGCATCTTCAGATCCTGAGTACAAGCAAGCTCATGCTTTCTCTATTTATCTTGTTCAACCCTTACTAGCCACCTCGTTGGCTTTACTTTCTTACAACTG GTATCCTTCTTCAGTTTTTGTTGGCGATACATACACATACTTTGCTGGAATGACCATGGCTGTCGTTGGGATTCTCGGACACTATAG TGAAACactcttgattttctttcttcctcaaGTGTTGAACTTTCTCTTGTCACTTCCTCAG CTTTCTGGCTATGTGAAATGCCCACGACATCGTCTTCCAAG ATTCAATCCTGAGACTGGACTACTTACTGGGACACATGATGGGACACTTGTTAACTTTTACTTGAGAATAGTTGGCCCAAAATCAGAAAAGTCACTCTGCCTCCACCTTCTTTTTGTTCAG GCCCTAGGATGCTGCTTCTGTTTCATGCTGAGGTACTTCCTCGCCGGATGGTACAAATAA